The Miscanthus floridulus cultivar M001 chromosome 6, ASM1932011v1, whole genome shotgun sequence genomic interval tggaagtgaatggagggtcaaatgttgaccgaacgctggttccgttgtgaccggacgctggcacagagtctggtcagttaatttaatcaaggtgaagtcgtctggatgcaactggacactgagaggtgagtgaccggactctaggtgccagagtctggtcaactccagaaaggttccagagatggagaatcctgatcggacgtgtccgatcagtgttgaccggacgctggtcaggttccggctactgaccggacgctgagcagcaaagtgaccggacgctaggtgccagagtctggtcaacatcagtaaggttctagagggcagttttcatgaccggacgttggccagtgtccggtcacgtcacaacttaaactgcacaaaggcgggtgaactgaccggagcgtccggtcaccccgtagaggcacataacggtttaatttcaatgaggggttataaatacttcctctattcactcaagggatcacttttgctcattccaacatccgagaaacacccttgagagtgccaaaaagagcaaggtcctagtgaggtgattgagatttgaaaaTCCAAGACAgatgcctcattagtgaaaacaagagtagcaaagtgtgcatccacccttctcattaggcttgttgtggtcaagtgagagttcatgcttgttactcttggtgatcgccatcacctagacggcttggtggttattgggagcttggtgatcatccggcggagcttatggatgacccaactcaagttgtgagcggttgtgggtgatttaccccgacggagtgtcgaagaatcaacccgtagagagcacttgatccttacgcggatcaagggggaactACATCCTTGCGTGggtctccaacgaggactagtggggagtggcgactctccgatacctcggcaaaacatcgccgcgttcctccttctctctttactctaagcatttactttgagcaattcaattcttatctttacattcatagaattgccatgctagagtaggattggaacataggttgctaaacgtTTGTAcattagaacaatagaaacactttctaggcacaaggggtgaagtgggctaaccgtagggtttaattattgcaaagaattttagaattagcccaattcaccccctcttgggcatcttgatcctttcatgaaGTCTCCGCAGGTAACCCCTCTCGTGGAATGTAAGTCCTACCTTGCCAATCTCACTCACCTCTATGTTGTGGCTAGGCCTCTATGTGCTCAAAGGCGCCCGCTTCATAGTTGGCGGCCGTCACCATGGGCTTTGTTGTCTCCTTTCTCCCTTTTCTAATTTGACTTTGTTCCCTCAGACGCTAGATCTTGCTTGTCGTCATTCTCCGCCTCATCGACTGAGCACGCTCCCCCGCACGTTGGAACTTTTGCTGCTTGACCATAGCACGGGCCTCTCTCCCTTTGTCGACTCAAACTTTGTTGCCTCGTTCCTTGCTTCCCTGCTCTGCTCCACCATGCACCAATGTACTTATCGTCTTGCACTTGACCTAGTGTTCTTAGGATTGTACCTGCTGTTGTTTGGTGGAGGTCTAGAGAGACATCTAGATCCAACCTGGATCTGCTCCACTTCAGATCTGGATCCAGAGTTGAAATTTGGATTTAGAGCCCTGCTAAGTAGGCCCTACATTTCTTCAAAATTACTATTCTTCCATGCCTCACAAAGGAATTACCATTGAAGTTACTTTATTGCCTCGTAGCATCTCCAACAGCTCCCCAATGGAACTCCACCGAAAATGATGATAATACAGATAGGTCAAATACTCCTTTTGAATTATTATTGGGTGGAGATACTTTTACATATAACCAATAACCCAACCCAATTATAGACCTAAGACATGGCATTTTAGCTCCGGATCGATAAGAGTACACAAATCAATGAAAGTCTCGCTGGTTTTCTTGTTTTTTCATTGTCTGCATTCTTTCCGCAAGGATCTTGGGTGGGTAAACCAGAATCAGCAGCCAAAAGCACCAGTGGTCTAGTGGTAGAATAGTACCCTGCCACGGTACAGACCCGGGTTCGATTCCCGGCTGGTGCATTTTTTCTTTTTACAATTTTGTTTTCttgttctttccactctttgTTTTGTGTGCGGTTGTGCTGGAAGAATGCGCACACACCACACAGCGACACTTTCATTCATGCACAAACAAGACTATCTTGGCGACAATTGGGCTTTTGAGGCACACGATTCCATCATGATTAAATGGAGATACATGGATGTGCAATTGCATTCAGAAGCTTAGCTTACTCGTACCCATATTTACACTAACATTTCGCGCGCGACCCCCGGTCAAAAATCGAGGTCCGGCACGACCTGCCCGGCCTCCACCTCGGCGTCCGTGAGCGTGAGCGCTCTCTGCAGCTTCCGGCTGGAGAACACCTCCACCTCCGCCGCGTACATGGCCGTCACCGGGCGGTGGTCCGACAGCGCCAGCTCCGACCGCCGGTAGCCCAGCAGCCTCAGCCCCTTGCCGTACGACAGCACCCGGTCGCACCACGCCGGGGTCCGCCGCCCACCGCCGCTCCTGTGGCTCTGGCTCTGGTCGTCCCCGACGCCGACGTACCTCCTCGAGCTCAGCTCGTACTTGTAGGTCGGCGCGAACTCCAGGACGCCCTCCGTCCACCCGTCGAACGCCCGCCCCTTCCTCAGCTCCCGCTTCAGCTGgtccgtctccgccagctcgcgcCAGCGTCCCGCCGAGATCAGCTCGTGCGCTCGCTCGTACGACGCGTCCAGCCGGTAGTTCAGATCGCCCAGCCAGAAGATCCGGCTGCAGAAACAAAAGCATCGTCAGGTTCCCGAATGGATGCTGATGTTGATGTGATGCATCGCATGTGAGTGTACTCACTCATGGTCGTGGATGTCTCTGGGCAGCTGCAGGTCGCCGGGGGCGGCGAAGCGCGTGCGGCGGTGGATCTCGTGTACGTCGGCGTTGCGCTTGTGGACGTCGCCGGGCTtctcgccggcggcgaggtggCTGCACACGAAGCAGAACATGGTCTGGTAGACGGACATGCTCACCGACACGCCCCCTTTGTTGCCGATGTAGCCCATGGCGCCGACGCCGACGGTGGAGACCTTGAGGTTCTGGACGCACTTCCGGAGGCCCCGCCGCACCCACACCGTCAGGAAGATCCCCACCATCTGCTTGCTCACGATCCGCACGAACGGCGAACGGCTCTTCTTCCGCAGCGCGCCGTCGAGGTCGAGGTCCGGGATCATGGGCAggtcgtccgccgccgccgcgtcggccACGCGGGACGATCCCCTGAACGATTTGAACGACTTGGACGCCTTGAACGACGACGCGGCGTTCAGGGCGCGCGGGGGGAGCAGGTCCAGCGGCTGCTCCGGCCAGACCAGCCCCACCCTGTCCGCCCTGCTCAGCGACCTCAGGAGCACCCGTTGCTGAAGGCctagctgctgcggcggcggctgaTCAGGCCCATCGTCCAGTTCGTCGCCGTTGAGCTGCGATGAGCCATTCTCATTCTCATCCACGACGACGCTGAAGTGGTTGAGCCTGCTCATCTTCTTCGGTGTGGCCGTGACGTAGTCCTCGGCCCGCACGGGGAAGCTGAGGGGCACGTCCTCGTCGGTGTCGGTCTCAGTGTCCGTGCCGCCGGGGAGGAGCTCGTCGGCGGCCGCCGCGGCGTCGACCGGCGGGTCGAACCGCGACGGAGAGGGAGGGTGGCTGTAGCACCTGTACTTGGGCTTCGACGGCGGCGCCCGCCGCAGCGCGCCGCGGATCACGGACTCCCACGCCTGCGCCGGCCGCCCGTCCTCCGCGCCGAACACGTTGCCGGCGTTCAGCGGCACCACTTCCTGGAACCTGCATTCATGCACGGCGTCCGGCTCGCTTAACATCGATCGATTAGCTAGCACGCCTGCACTACGGCAAGTCAAGTTGGGCGGCCGGGGACATATATAGACATACCCGAGCACGTAGATGTCGGTTGGTTCGGCGTCGCCGCCGGTGCCGAGCCACTCGGCGATGTCGAGGTCGTCCGGCGGTGCCTTGCCGCCGGCGTTCCAGGTGCCGACGCAGACCCTGCGACCCCGCCGGACATGCATGGTTAGTCGTCGAATAGAAAGAAGCTCTCACGCCGTCGCGCGTCGCTGAAATTCCAAGACGGCGACGAGGAATCACAATTCACAATTCACATTTCACACGGCGGCCGGCGCACCTCAGCTCTTTGGTGTTGATGTACTGCGCACGCAGCGTCTCCGAGTTCCGCCGCCGCAGCTTGTACGGCGCTCTCTCCAGGCTCTCGTCTGATGCCGCCGCCGGTGCAAGCAAATGTTAGTAAAAATCGGCAGAAGCATCGTAATTGAAGCGAATTCACGGTCAAAGCAACATTATTTTCTTTGAAAAAAAAACGACTACGAAGTTTAATTTTACCCAAAATTTAAAAACTGCCAATTAATACTACTATAAGTTCTAGAGCATCATGAATTCTTTTCAATCTTGGAGGAGAACAGAATCATAAAGGCTGGCCGATCTGCCAGATTAGGCAATTGTTGGGGAAGCCATTCTAGTGACTATCACTATAGACAAGATTCAAGGTGGCCGGGGCCCGGGGCGGAGCCATGCCCGTGACGCGACGCATCAAACGCACTAATGGCACAAGGAGGACCCAGTTGGTTCATCTTTTCTTCCTCCTACCAGGCTACCACAAAGAAGACGGCGACGAATAGTCCAGAGGTGCACTTTTCTACTATAGATAAGATCACCACATCGACGGACGGCCGGCGACCCGGAACGCGCTTTCAGTTGAGTTGAGCCGCGGTTCAGTTCAACACGGAACAGACGGCCGGATTGCAGAATTAGATTGCTAAGTTAAGTAACGTCACCGGTGATCTGGGCTCTGTCCTCGGCCGGCCGGCGAGCGCCGCCGTCGTCACAGCCGCAGTTCTCTGGCAGAGCAAATGAAATCGAGGCAGCAGGAAGTGAGGGACGGAGAGAACAAAGACGTGAATGATCTTTGGGCACTGAATGAATGGTAAACCCCAGAACAAGAACAGAAATGCGTCGATCGGGGAAAGAAGAAGAGATTTCGGCGAACCGTACCTTGGCCGTCAACGTcgctgccgtcgtcgtcgtcctcgtcgtcggcgCCGAAGTCCAGGTCCTTGCTCTTGAGGTTGAGCCACTTCTTGAGCACAATCTTGGGCCAGAACACCTGCACCGAAAACGCATCAGCGGCGCCTATCAGCGTCACAGCAGCATCCTCTTGTTTTCAACcaagaaaaggaaaagggaaacaattttgaaaggaagaagaaaaatgaaaacATAAACTATCGGGACGGGAAGCTCTCGGATTCTGATCGAGTTAGTCAGCTGCTGCAGGCTGCAACGCCAAGAGAGAAGCGAACTGAGCAGAGGAGAAGGCACAGCTTCTCATACCTCGGCCGGCGCCCTCCTCTGCTTCTGCACCACCATCTCCGCTCCTCTGTCTCTTCCTCGGATCCTCTCCTTCCCTGCCTTATCCTCTCCAATGGCGCCCTTCGAGATTCTTCAGTTACCGAAGACTAGCTAGCTCGGGGCACTTGTACGGTACGAGCACCGCACCCGTGGGCTGGCTGTGGATCGGTTTGGCTCCTCGCGCAGACGGTGCAGTCAGTGTGGCAGGACAAGAGGATCGGTTTGGCTTGGGGCCGGGGGAGTCTGGGAGAGCTATATACCAACACAAGTGCAGCAGAATGCGGGGTCGTCTGGGACAGTGCTGCTGGGTGCTGGGGCCTTTCCCGGAAACCTTCTGCTGCGCTAGCTGCCGGCCAGGTCCCGCCTCCGGCCTCCCGCAGACGCCAGTTTCTACTGTATTCAACCGCGGCTGCTGCTTGACGTCTACCGCTGCCGCTGCCGGACACGGCGGCGGTGAGTTTCCGGGGAGGAAGTTAACCGCCGCTGACCGGTCTTGTTTGGTAGTAGCATGCTTTAATTAGCCACGGTGAAAATGATGTGGAGAGATTTTTTTCCCATTTCGCGCCAGCCCGCGCATGCTCCACGGTCCACACCCACACGTATACTGTATGGACCTATGGTCGTACCGATCATACGGCTACAAGTTTTTAATATTATCATACTCCATTGGATTGAAAGCACTCGTATGTGTAGGATTGATTTTGTTGTTGGGTTGTGAAGTCAGTTGGCACTAGTTTAATTAATTGATTGATTCGAATGGCTTTATTCATCAACgtcctgtttgtttgggcttgtttggctgataagtcatggctaaaaATACTGTGGGttaatttggtgtgagagaaaaatgctgTTCATTAGCTGAAAAAAATATGACTTATAAATAAAACGAACATGGCGTTAGTTGTCGGGTTGTGAAGTCAGTTGGCACTAGTTTAATTAATTGATTTGATTGGAATGGCTTTATCCATCACATCGTTGCCCAATCGGTAATTTCCCTCGGTTGTTTGCTTTGTTGCCTTCTGTAGAATAGCAATCGCTAGCTGGCATAGGGTTTTCAAATACTTACTCCGTCCACCGAAGATTGCTATCACAGTGTCATGGTTTACTGTCCTAAgttcgatcaattatagataaaaaagtattaatatttatgatattaaataaatatcattagattaactacgaaatatattttcataataaattattcTGTAGCTGTAAATATAAATAATATTTACTAGAAATTTAGTCAAACATGAACCACTTATGTTGGCACGCAACCTGTGGTTGATACTACGCTCTCTCTGCAGGTACGGTAACTAGCGAGCTTGGTGCATAGCGGTGCCGAGTAATAATTGATAAGATAGGCTTACACAAGTTGTTGCCATCCTTGCTATACTCTTCTTCGTCTTTGGAGTCATCTATATAGGTCTTTTGTTTCAATCAGTACTCCTATATAGACTAGACAGAGCTCTTGCCCCAGTcatttcaaaaaaagaaaatataCACGGTGAAATTCTGAATTTCACTGAAATAATATGTTTGTGTTTTCATCAATTTATTGAGATGAAAatataaaattgaaaacaaaaaaaaattgctcaGTCAATCAGGCTGTATCCTAATTTTATTTGGCTTTGTGTTTGGTCCGACCACAAAATCTAGCCGAAAGCGAACAAAGCTAGCAACCTATAAAGGCATGTGTTGTTTGAGTGGTAGTTTttggctcttttttttttttaaaaaaagttgtCTTCTTGTCTTTCCTCTTAGCGTGTTTTTCAGCTCTTAGTTTATTTTCTCCGAAGCTACCTTTCTAACTTCTCAAAACCCAGCTCAACAATTGGAGTATTTGTGCTTCTACAGTAGTTTGCAGAAGCCAATAAAAGGTTGATACAGGGCTAAAAAAGTTACGTTTTCAACAAATTAGCTAATTAGTTGTTGGGCATTTCTGCATTTATCATTTCCTTGTAATCGATCATCAATCCAGTATAATTATGATTTAGCAGTGCTCTGCTGTCTTCCCCCAAAAAAAATTCAATCCAAACAATAATGAAATTGCTGCCCAAAAAAATAAAGTGTTATTTCAGCTATGATGTCAATTGCTTTGGGATATCCCAAGATCAGCACAAGTGTGACACTTGGATCATAAACTTCAAAGGTGGCCACATCTCGTATATATGTTGACAGTTCTCTAAACAATTCAACCACTGCTTGTCTTGAGCTGTGACACGTGGCTATTCTATTCATGTGGTGGGTAGAGTTCGCCGAATTATGTGCAGGAGACACTCTAATCGGCGCACTTAATTTGATTGTGTTATTGGGCTGAACAAACGTTGACGACGCGATTACATTTTTTATACCCTTTGTGTTGACACCTGTGTAGCCCTCAGGATTTTGCGCATTTTCTCTGCCCTCCGTGTTTGACTTGCTCTCATAATATGTCTGTACTACGTTCAGTTCCTAACAACCTCAATCTATGACTCATGATGCAGAGAATCAATTTAGTAGGTTGTCGCATACTTATTTTTCATAAGGTTCTAAATGTGTTTGTTGCACTTGCTGCCAAAATTGGCACTTCCCTTGCattgtactccatgcatgtacatGCATGGAGCCACGGTGCATCACTTGCAATGCTCAACAACAGAATATAGTGTTATCTTTGGTTTACTTGAGCAAATAGGTGCGCCGCTCGGCATCAATTATTAGAACTATTTTGTTtacaaaaataaagaaaatagttGAACCAATTATTCCTGTTTTTTTTTCCCGTTGAAATTCATCAACTGTTTGTTTCAAGTGACATTCCCAGGTCACGACCGGAGACCTTAAAGTAACTTGATCAACTGTTCTCAACAAAGAGGCACAAGATGTGCCTATCCTTAATTAAGGAAAAGAAGTCCAAACAAACATGgttattttttttttgcatgtaGCAAGgctaaaagttttttttttgatgaATGGGCATGAGATTGCTGTGCTTGTTTTATCGATAGAGAAGTTAAAGGAACACCCAGAAAAGCCACAGAGAAAGCAAAAAAAAAGTTTCTGCTGTCATGTAACAAGGCTCGCAGAGTGCTTAAATTTTCATGTTGCAAAGTGCTTAAAGAAACTTTATTGAATTATTGTTTCGTGCAAATTTAAAGTGACGATGGTGAAATGTTATGATACGCTAAACAAGACAGGTTCCATGATGATAAAAAAAGTACAGAACTGTTATAGAGCATCCGGTTGTTTTATCCCTACCCAGCAACCATTTTGACCCATCCCTGCCGCTGCTTGGAGCGCCGTGCGCGCCCCGCGTGCCCCGAGATGGCTGTTGTGCGTAGCCCTCCCTCCCAGGATCCTCTGTGGCAGTGTGACATGGAAGTGGATGTATAGGTGGCGTAGAGGATCCGGTCCACTAGGAAAGCGGGACAGGTATGAGCTAGGGTGAGTTGTATGACATTTGTCAACAGTTTGACATATATTTCTTTGATATTTGTAATTTATAGAAATAATTTAtaactttttagaaaaaaatggTATATATATTTTTGAGATTTGCAATCCATAGAAATACCTAAATTACATCACTCTATGCAATAAATTATACTAAAAAAATTAttataaatatagtaataaggcggtgtaaatatagctataaAACAATGTAAGAGGATGGGTAAAAATCTGGTTGTTGAGAAGGATCCATAGATTCAAAAAGTAAATTCCAATAAATATTTTTTGAGAAGGTGTAATTTCCAAGAAATAGTTCACATTGTATCCGGCTGTGGCATAGCCCAGGCCCGGCCACCCTAGGAAGCCGCTAGGGCTCGCCGGCGGATCACATCACTATGGCTGCCTATAGCGTGTTTAGCAGAGTCTATACTGCCTCCGAACTGGTAATTCAAGTCATTTTAACAGagacacggtctccaaagcataattttgacttcttatttttataaaaatatttattgaaaagtgatatatgtatattttatgAAAGTACTTTTCAAAACAAATCTATTCCTATGGTTTTtatatttccaaactcaacaacttaaaagttattcttgatttatattctcaatgttCGACCCAAGTCTTGTCCAAAACGACTAGAATtaccagtatggagggagtacttatCTACAAAGCTCAAGAAATTTCTAGTTCCACCATTGGGTTGTATATATAGTGCACatacattttttttagaaaatgtaaTTAAGATTATGGCTTCAGCCCTCTTCAAAGAAGAGGTATCAGTCCACACTATTATTACAAAAGAAAAACGTTTTGCACACCCAAAAATTCCAAGCTCAAGAATCAATCCGAAAAATAAAAGGCCATCCATTTGAGTTGAAGAAGTGTAGTGCCCTCCACTCTAGTAGACGCCTGCCTGCATCATAGCCTCCATTTGGTCCTCAGTGTACTGCAACCGAGCCCAAAACCGAAGCCAATG includes:
- the LOC136461601 gene encoding type IV inositol polyphosphate 5-phosphatase 3-like isoform X2, translated to MVVQKQRRAPAEVFWPKIVLKKWLNLKSKDLDFGADDEDDDDGSDVDGQDESLERAPYKLRRRNSETLRAQYINTKELRVCVGTWNAGGKAPPDDLDIAEWLGTGGDAEPTDIYVLGFQEVVPLNAGNVFGAEDGRPAQAWESVIRGALRRAPPSKPKYRCYSHPPSPSRFDPPVDAAAAADELLPGGTDTETDTDEDVPLSFPVRAEDYVTATPKKMSRLNHFSVVVDENENGSSQLNGDELDDGPDQPPPQQLGLQQRVLLRSLSRADRVGLVWPEQPLDLLPPRALNAASSFKASKSFKSFRGSSRVADAAAADDLPMIPDLDLDGALRKKSRSPFVRIVSKQMVGIFLTVWVRRGLRKCVQNLKVSTVGVGAMGYIGNKGGVSVSMSVYQTMFCFVCSHLAAGEKPGDVHKRNADVHEIHRRTRFAAPGDLQLPRDIHDHDRIFWLGDLNYRLDASYERAHELISAGRWRELAETDQLKRELRKGRAFDGWTEGVLEFAPTYKYELSSRRYVGVGDDQSQSHRSGGGRRTPAWCDRVLSYGKGLRLLGYRRSELALSDHRPVTAMYAAEVEVFSSRKLQRALTLTDAEVEAGQVVPDLDF
- the LOC136461601 gene encoding type IV inositol polyphosphate 5-phosphatase 3-like isoform X1, whose protein sequence is MVVQKQRRAPAEVFWPKIVLKKWLNLKSKDLDFGADDEDDDDGSDVDGQENCGCDDGGARRPAEDRAQITDESLERAPYKLRRRNSETLRAQYINTKELRVCVGTWNAGGKAPPDDLDIAEWLGTGGDAEPTDIYVLGFQEVVPLNAGNVFGAEDGRPAQAWESVIRGALRRAPPSKPKYRCYSHPPSPSRFDPPVDAAAAADELLPGGTDTETDTDEDVPLSFPVRAEDYVTATPKKMSRLNHFSVVVDENENGSSQLNGDELDDGPDQPPPQQLGLQQRVLLRSLSRADRVGLVWPEQPLDLLPPRALNAASSFKASKSFKSFRGSSRVADAAAADDLPMIPDLDLDGALRKKSRSPFVRIVSKQMVGIFLTVWVRRGLRKCVQNLKVSTVGVGAMGYIGNKGGVSVSMSVYQTMFCFVCSHLAAGEKPGDVHKRNADVHEIHRRTRFAAPGDLQLPRDIHDHDRIFWLGDLNYRLDASYERAHELISAGRWRELAETDQLKRELRKGRAFDGWTEGVLEFAPTYKYELSSRRYVGVGDDQSQSHRSGGGRRTPAWCDRVLSYGKGLRLLGYRRSELALSDHRPVTAMYAAEVEVFSSRKLQRALTLTDAEVEAGQVVPDLDF